The genomic segment taatactatttaaaaagagttatggtATATTATCAAAATTTCAGGCGGCAAGTAAAATAAAAAGCGCCAATTTTTTCGTGTACAGTAACTCCCCTTTCCTGTACCCATTTCCCCATTACCCATTTCCAACCTCATTTTCTTCGATCTTTCTCCTCCTGTATTCTCTCCCGTGTCTCATTTTTCCTGGTATACCTATTTCCCTTTGACCCATTTCCCATTTCCCTTTGACCCATTTCCGTAGAcctatctctctcggtctctcactcCCCTTCACGGAAGACAAATCCTGAGAAGGGCTACACCACATTCGAAGGCGATATAGGAGGCACATCTCCTCTCCctcggatctctttctcccaccagacctctctccttccctctttctctctcacctgTCTTTATGGAGCCCGACCTTCCCTATCATCGGCAAACGCGCAAATGACAGGGGCTCGTGGGTCTTGTGAAAACGACGGGCTGAGTGCAGGTCAGGGGCTCGTGGGTCTTGTGAAAACAACGGGCTCAGGGTCGTGGGTGGCTCGGTCTCACGGAGggggtgggtggctcggtctTGCAGAGGGCTCGGTCTCGCAGAGAGGTCGTAGGTGGATCGTCCCATTTTTTCAGCTCCACACATTGAACCAAGTAATTTGTGTTTGAGTATACTTGCTAATGAGTGCAGGTCAGTAAGAAAGCTGCTGAGTCATTAGCTGATCCAGAGGAATACCCTAATTTGTTTGACGACTGGGATGTTTCTCTTTCCCTTGAAGCAGAAAGTGGAAAAAACAGGCATGACTTCTTTTTTTCCTCTAATTTTTTATTGTGTGCATGATAGGTGTTCAAAGTTTTATTGCAATAATTGGAAAAACCATTTATGCTGTCTACTCTTCATTTATTTGCTCGTAATAGTGGATTTCCATGGATACAATTTGCAAGTGCAATTATCCTCCTGCTGAACTGTACCCAATCTATGCTCAGAAATCAACCACCAACCTTCTTGAGAAGTTTAAGAGCATGCAAATCGATGAAAACGATGATCCAACTGAAAATGGACAGCATGATCATGAGGTACGAAATGTCAACTTCATACAGATTTTTCTAGTGTTGCTAAAATTCTTGAACCGACAATAGGACAATATTGTTATACCTTTATCACTTTTCATCCTCCCGAAACCCATaggaccaatttttttttattttactatccCATATCCATATGGTTATAGTTATGGTAATAAATTTATTTCTAATTTTAAGTAGGCCATAGGTATGATAAAGATATTACAAAATTGGACCATTACAAACATCACCTTTTTTATTTTAATCTGCGCGAGCTGAAAGCTTCTGTATGTGACTTGCCTGCTTAAACTTTCTCATAGAACTGTTAAGGGGATGTCATGGGTTTAAACTTTGTGAAGATttttcaaaaacattttgctGGCCTTAAGACTGCTGAAATTATGTATGTCAATTTGGGTGTGAATTTGGCCCATAAGGTATCTTCCTAAGAAGTAAAATGCCGTGTTATTATCAGATTTGTCACTTTACAACTGTTCACTGTAATTCAAAATTGAGATTCTCGCATCTCTCTCCCAGAATAAGATTTTAGAGTTTTGTTTGCATTTTATTCTCTTCAGGAGACTCTGGGGAACGAGGAAAATCATGGACAAGGAGCTGTGGTTGAAGAGGATGCTAGTTCCACAAATGGTATTGTTATTTTAGATAGTAAGGAGGATGAAGAAGAATTGGGAGCAAAGGATGAGAACAGTTCACCACAAAAATTGGAAGTTAAAGACGAGAGCACTTCAGCAGATGAATTGGAAGCAAAGGATGAGAACACTTCACCATCCTAAGGTGATGCTTTGCTGAAAGTATGAAGGTATCCCCTGGATTAAATTGTTTTGTTGGACTTTTTTTTCCTTTCCCTGAAGCAAGAATAGTAGATATTATTGGTTCTTGTTGCCATTCTGGTCGTTTCCTCTTATACTTTGTTATGGAACTATCATTATGTtcactacttttttttttctaagtcaattttttttttcatcttcacAAGTCTAGCCATCTCTTCTTTAGCAGGGATCAAGATTTTGATTTATCTAGACACTGGTTTTCGTGTGTTCAAATTTCCTGAATTATCTGTTTATCTACCATGCATGTTTTCCTTGTGAATAATATCTAGATATTTTTCGTGGTGGAGCAAATATTATATTTACATCTAAACTATGATTAATTATTAATGCTAGATATACGACAGTTTCCACACTTGTTGCATTTTATATGTGCAATACTTGTTTCAAGTCAAATACCATGCCTGTTTTTAATTATGAATCTTGGCATTGATTGAAATTTTATATGTCATGCCCTTCCAATGTCAGATATACATTACCATCTATTCAGTATTTAATTTTGTGTAAGAGTCAACTGGTGTTGATTGTTTTGATTTTCTTTACCTctcattttctccatttttaCTTCTGTTCTTATGGTTGAGATATCAGTGAACATAGGATACATTACCAGTTCCACAGGACAAGCTAGGTCCAGCTGTTATACGCATATCTTCTGGTGAGAAAAATGTTTCTACTTTAGCTTATTTTTCATTTCTGTCAAAATCCTATGTTATTAATAGCTGTTGTGATTCATTTCTGTTGTGATCGCTGATTCACATCATGTTCTTTTTCCTCTTTTATCTTTAAGACTTGCATTTTCCTCACAACCAGTTTGTGCAATCTTTTCACTAGCTTTAAGCATTGTTGCTATGTGAAAAGTTTGGagtttaaacttttaaatgaaaattagaaACCCTTGTGAGATGCAACCCTTACAAGAAGGAAATTATATGCAACCCTTACAATCTCCATTTTGGTCGTGCTTGTTTGTTTTTATATCTCGACATAACAAGATGGTAAGAGTTTTCTCTTCCCATTATTCCTTTGTTCAAAGTTGGGTTTTgatgtttgattatttatttatttatttactactACTATTATCATTATTATGGATTTGAGTTATAGCATCGGTAAGTAGTCCATTTCGCGTTTGGAGACATGCAATGAAAATAAGCATGCATTAATAATTTTGAGTGATTGAAATGGTTAAATGCTTGTAAATATTACCAAGTATTTTGCATTTTCAAAATTTgacatttataattttttttttatattacatttatcttgctgcaaatatatatatatataaatatgtattacATTTATCTGTTTTATTGCTTATCAATCATCTTCACTTTCTACGTAGGTTGTTCTTGCTGCTTCCATCGTAACCAAGTCTGGGAAAGGTGTGTATTTTTTTGtcttacatttttttatttaatttatttatcagtaatatttgagttttgagtttgTCAGTTTCAAAATTTCATGTAATTACATAGGGCTGGACAAGAGAGAATACTTTTATTGTAATTGCAGAACTCATGTCTTGTTCAGTTGCTACTGTGCTGTCTCGTGTACAGTTCAATTGCTAAATGTCTAAACTACCCTAGGAATCTTATATTATGGGTTAAGATGATGGTAATGAAACAACCACTTCGATGTAAAACTGGATTTTATAATGAAGTTTTGTTtagatttttattatttttatgttagCTACCTAAAAGAATGCAATTGTGGAAAGAGTTTGTCGTGGATATAGGCCATATTTTATAGGCAGATCAGAAGATTGATTGACAGGAACTGGTAAAGTACATTGTTCATGGAGGTTTCTGGTAGCTCATAAGTCTTTAAACTCTGCTTTCTCGCATAGTAAAGTTATTTTGTAGCAACAACTTCATAAtggatttttttgtttttgttttgggtAAAATGGGATAGGAATGTGAATGTGAATGAAACTTTCAGAATAATGGTGCACCTCTTGGCATTGTCTAAACCGttgtctttatttatttatttattttctacaCCTTCTCCTTTTCTTTCTTGCATATAAAATCCTTGCAGTAATTTCTTTGATTTTAAGGGCAAGCACCATTTTTACATATAATTTTTCACTGTCCTCGAGTTCCTGGCattgttatttattttcatctGTACATGAGTAAAATGTTGTTAAGTTTCATTCTGCAAGTGATTAGGAGTTCTAATTGGTGGTTTTATTTCTTGCTTTGGCAGTACTTGTTTCTAGACAATTTGTGAACATGTCTCGCATAAGAATAGAAGGTCTTCTTGCAGCTTTCCCCTATTTTTTTTTCAGTCTTTTGTACAGTATATCCATTTTACAATTTGAATGGGTTTTATTTCCATCAACTTGCTATCTAAATAAGTTGGTGGAAATATCTGTATAAGTTTATTCCTTAACTAGCTTTAGGTGCCGGAGTATTCTATGTCTGTAGATGAAGAGGGTGTTTGCAGGACTGCTTTTTAGCTGATTTTTGCTTTTGACGAGGTCATCTCTCTTGGACACAAGGAAAATGTAACTGTAGCTCAGGTTAAACAGTACTGTGAAATGGAGAGTCACGAAGAGAAGATGCACAAACTTGTAATGCAGAGCAAGATTAATGAGACGAAAGATGTCATGAAACGTAAAGCTAGTGAGATTGACAAAAGCAAGGTACTTTACGAGGCTTCTGAAATGGCCTATTCAGTAGTTTTATTCATTGTATAATTTCCTTCATTTGTATGTTATATCAACATTGCACATCATCATATCGTTTGCAGATTGAAAAGAATAAGGGTCATAAGGGAGGGTTTATGTCAATGGGCTCAGGAAGAATAGAGAGCAGCTATAGTGAGATGAGCATTTCAAATACTGGAAGCGGTTTTGGGAGTTGTTCTGGTTTTGGATTGAACACTGAGATCGATCCATTTTCTATCAAGTCTAAAGGTTTGTTCATGCTCTTTAATATTGAATTTGATGTGTAATGCTGGTACTTGTTTCAACTTTACTTTCAGTTCTTTCAAAATAATTCAGCAGTACTTAATTATACTCTTTGAACTGGTCAGTTCATTTAAGATTCAATTTTGAGAGCGTGCTTCGTTAAGTTCTTTTTTGGTTGTCTTGTGACGAATATCAAATCTATTCCATCTCTTCCAACACCATTGGTTTAATTGTATATTCTATATTAACAAGGTTCAGGTCGTCAACCTTCGGCTGGCAATGCTCCTCCTCAAGGTCTTGGTATGCAGTTAGGGAAATCACAAAGGACTAACCAGTTCTTGGAGTCTTTGAAAGCAGAAGGGGAGGTTATCCTTGAAGATGTGCAGCCAAAAGCAGGCCAATCTAGATCATCTGCCCCACCTTTAACTGATCCCGTCACTTTGGCTGTTGAGGAGAAACTAAATGTAACACTGAAACGAGATGGTGGTGTTAGTAACTTTGATGTTCAGGGAACACTGTCGCTGCAGATTCTAAATGCAGAAGATGGGCAAATCCAAGTTCAGGTAATGTAGTCCAAGCTACTTTCTACTTGTAATCCTTGTGATAGTTTAATTTTAAGATGAGATATAATGTATGTGATGACATAGTAGGTAAGCTTAGACCTTGTCTTAATGTGTCATCAGGCTAGGAAACTAGTAATAATGTTTCTTCAGTGAGTCAACAGGAGGCCTCCTGTCTTTGTGTTTGATAATGGACTTCCAAGGTTGTCCTTCAACTGTCCTGCTTTAGTTTGTCTTGTTATAATTGTGCTATGATTGCCAGGATGATTTGATACGCTGAACAGACTAAGAACATCTCAAGTAATTTAGTTGCTGCTGTTGACAATTTATCGTATCTTCGAGCATTGATCTGTAGacttatctcagtttttggttcaaagttttgattttgaatttttCTTGCAAACGTTTCATCTGGTTATCAGTATAATTTCGATTTTAGTCACCATAATTGcttaatatggttttttttttttctgggttatTGATCTCTTATGTAATTGAAGTTAATTTTATTGCCTCTGAACTTATATTTATGTGAATTTCCATTTATTAATGCAGCATTTTGATTCATATCTTGTTAAtgaattttcataatttaatccgataaaaatcaattttttagttGGAGTTTATACTGCTTTTATTCATGttgtttctgatagtttttagtaAATTCTCTTACATGGTTAAATTGTGTCTACTGACTGCATAGTCAATGCATTACTTCATAAGACCACTCAAGATAGTTTTATATGTAGTTAAGGTGTCTAATTAGTTAGCATCAGGATTAGGACTCCTAGTGAGACTAATTAGGCTCTTGGGCTTTCATTAAAATTTTCAACCTTTCATTAAAATGGATATTTGGAAGACTTTTTGATGTTCCATTTGGCCATTCCTCACTGTTAAATATAGCTGCTAGTATCATGCTTGTTTATTACATCATTTTTTGTGAGTAATGCCTTTTTCTTGATTTAAATCCTTAATTTGTTTTGGTTAATGATTGCTCTTTATCTATTGTGGTACAGGCGCAAATGCGAGATTTGGCAGGGTTTGTCGAGACAAAACAATAGCTTGTCTCTAAAATCAAATCATCGTATGAATTGGATCGGCTTTGCTGTTGCtcatcatttaaactcaaagtACGAATTTGACCTTATTTATTGAtcctttatttatatatttatctttCTAGTGGCCATCATTTACAGTGACAAACCTAAATTGTTTTTCTTGTTGGTCCCACTTACTAATGTTACTCAAATACTTAATGTTTGATATAAACAACCAAGAAGTTTCCAAACTTATGTTAATTTGGATGCCATACTTGATGCCCTGATGGTtacttatgttcttaataataaaatgactttttttttacaatgtgcaggtatattcagatgatttctttggagcaattttcGACAACATTTgaagttgaggcctttagaatggaagaatgtatttcactaatttttgtatacatttcttattttgtatttagtgataaaggaatctgaattgggcataaattatgttgtaatatgatttcttaagcctagactagtagactaaatattgtaattacatttgagtaattaataaaaatctatttatgttaccttatttggcttcaacttttatatttgttttcctagttttgtgtaagtaaaaaaaaattatgtttctctaagctaatataacacatgtgttatactacagtgtagtataacacaaaaaaagtgttatactaaagtgtaggataacacaaaaaaaatgttatactaaagtgtagtataacacaaaaaaaagtgttatactaaagtgtagtataacacaaaaaaagtgttatagtatcgactataaataacataattcagcacttatctatatattaaaataacacaaaaattgtgttatcgttgacagtacaataacacatctgtataacactgataaagtgttatgtaaagtaccctgacctacgataacacagtctgtcttaacacatcagaaagtgttatcataggttttgataacacattttttgtgttattaaaagcattttttcttgtagtgtttgaTTAAATGTGTTTCGGCCTAAAGGTGATATTCAAAAGCATGatgattatttttattatgttttatgtcaatgaaaattttagaaacatgataggttgtggcAAGATCTTGTATGAAGTTATGATGGTTGTGATCTTTGGAATAATTGCATGGTAATAATGTATTGAGGATATAT from the Humulus lupulus chromosome X, drHumLupu1.1, whole genome shotgun sequence genome contains:
- the LOC133806198 gene encoding coatomer subunit beta'-2-like; translation: MTGARGSCENDGLSAGQGLVSKKAAESLADPEEYPNLFDDWDWISMDTICKCNYPPAELYPIYAQKSTTNLLEKFKSMQIDENDDPTENGQHDHEETLGNEENHGQGAVVEEDASSTNGIVILDSKEDEEELGAKDENSSPQKLEVKDESTSADELEAKDENTSPS
- the LOC133806199 gene encoding coatomer subunit delta-2-like yields the protein MESHEEKMHKLVMQSKINETKDVMKRKASEIDKSKIEKNKGHKGGFMSMGSGRIESSYSEMSISNTGSGFGSCSGFGLNTEIDPFSIKSKGRQPSAGNAPPQGLGMQLGKSQRTNQFLESLKAEGEVILEDVQPKAGQSRSSAPPLTDPVTLAVEEKLNVTLKRDGGVSNFDVQGTLSLQILNAEDGQIQVQAQMRDLAGFVETKQ